In Helianthus annuus cultivar XRQ/B chromosome 3, HanXRQr2.0-SUNRISE, whole genome shotgun sequence, a single window of DNA contains:
- the LOC110931555 gene encoding nuclear polyadenylated RNA-binding protein 3-like, producing MGDSDEDDEEEEDEEEDGKDEKVYSASSHGSGKDDDDDDAQGGTGLKVTEAFAEQNVDNLMNDSVNEESGGADRQGESDDAENVQQAEKLILRLDTYREEGEHFHTYTMEAIKEMTRVMDPDFKFDFEEELNAFDINQQRDYQYKYVEDADLYDRVEVEDWTDDESINEDTSQLPTLMEFFTEENRDELQRKVAEILKDKNFDRTQKDMAKEERKKWFKVSHERKFKRPLKYYQRDRSVSHGDIISWGFLPQVNAYAIRRECGVQYFT from the coding sequence ATGGGTGATAgtgatgaggatgatgaagaagaagaggatgaagaggaagatggCAAAGATGAGAAAGTATACTCTGCGAGCAGTCATGGTTCAGgtaaagatgatgatgacgatgatgctcaGGGTGGTACTGGGTTGAAAGTTACTGAAGCTTTTGCTGAACAGAATGTTGATAATTTGATGAATGATTCTGTGAATGAAGAATCAGGGGGAGCTGATAGACAGGGGGAGTCAGATGATGCAGAGAATGTTCAACAAGCTGAGAAATTGATCTTGAGGTTAGATACTTATCGTGAAGAAGGAGAGCATTTCCATACTTACACGATGGAAGCAATTAAGGAAATGACTCGTGTGATGGATCCTGATTTTAAATTCGACTTTGAAGAAGAATTGAATGCCTTTGACATCAATCAGCAGCGTGATTACCAGTATAAGTATGTTGAAGATGCTGACTTGTATGATAGAGTTGAAGTCGAAGACTGGACAGATGATGAAAGCATTAATGAAGATACCTCACAGTTGCCAACGTTAATGGAATTCTTTACTGAGGAGAACCGTGATGAGTTGCAAAGGAAAGTTGCTGAAATTCTGAAAGACAAAAACTTTGACCGAACGCAAAAAGATATGGcaaaagaagaaagaaagaaatggttTAAAGTTAGTCACGAGAGGAAGTTCAAACGGCCTTTGAAGTATTATCAACGTGATAGAAGCGTATCTCACGGTGACATTATCAGTTGGGGATTCTTACCTCAAGTTAATGCGTATGCGATAAGAAGAGAATGTGGCGTGCAGTATTTTACATGA